A region of Asterias amurensis chromosome 20, ASM3211899v1 DNA encodes the following proteins:
- the LOC139952317 gene encoding vesicular inhibitory amino acid transporter-like, whose translation MSSYSPIPGLGAPVARIRNFVGGLLPRGRLDEEHLHFAKCDSTELSVLGPEEDDAVLTKQGGAEKGKVTAVNGAVAPGWNQQAASAAGQRGGYGEGSNVNIVKKQISTWDAGWNVTNAIQGMFLVALPYAVLHGGYWGLLALVTAAAVTCYTGKILVECLYVTDDVTGLRVRVRESYVDIAKEVWGDRFAAQIVHTAQFIELIMTCILYLVLCGDLLSNSFPTDKMDETAWTMLATFLVVPCAFLLDLKAVSRLSFGNAIVHLVVNAILIGFCISCAASWHWSDVAVHVDIHYFPVSMGIVIFSYTSHIFLPSLEGSMIERNKFNKMLYWTHGLAGFFKALFAYLCYLSFGPGTRDIITDNLPTQGFRAIVNVVLVIKALLSYPLPFYAAVELLERAFFSGRPRTVFPSCYALDGYLNVWAVALRTLVVVFSMLLAIVIPHFNLLMGLIGSFTGTMLSFVWPCWFHLSIKWHEIPWYQKLFNICVILSGFAVGLIGIIYSFEALLKTYRTEL comes from the exons ATGTCGAGCTACTCTCCGATACCGGGTTTAGGGGCCCCAGTCGCCAGAATACGGAATTTTGTCGGCGGTCTACTTCCCCGAGGTAGACTCGATGAAGAGCATCTTCATTTCGCTAAGTGTGATTCTACGGAGCTGTCTGTACTGGGTCCGGAGGAAGATGATGCGGTACTTACGAAGCAAGGAGGGGCAGAGAAGGGTAAAGTAACCGCCGTGAATGGGGCCGTGGCACCGGGCTGGAACCAGCAGGCAGCGTCTGCTGCTGGACAGAGAGGTGGATACGGAGAAGGAAGTAATGTGAACATTGTCAAGAAACAAATATCTACATGGGATGCTGGTTGGAATGTAACTAATGCTATACAG GGTATGTTCCTTGTTGCTCTACCCTATGCTGTCCTACATGGTGGATACTGGGGCCTGCTCGCACTCGTCACAGCTGCTGCAGTCACATGCTACACTGGAAAGATTTTAGTAGAGTGCCTCTACGTCACTGATGACGTCACTGGTTTGCGTGTGCGCGTACGGGAGTCCTACGTGGACATTGCTAAGGAAGTATGGGGAGACCGTTTCGCTGCGCAGATTGTACACACTGCGCAGTTCATTGAACTGATCATGACGTGTATATTGTACTTGGTGCTGTGTGGAGATCTCCTTAGTAACAGCTTCCCTACGGATAAGATGGATGAAACTGCATGGACAATGCTGGCAACTTTCTTAGTGGTACCTTGCGCTTTCCTCTTGGACCTCAAAGCAGTGTCCCGTTTGAGCTTTGGTAACGCCATTGTGCACCTGGTCGTCAACGCCATCTTGATTGGATTCTGCATAAGCTGTGCTGCCAGTTGGCATTGGAGTGACGTCGCAGTCCATGTCGACATCCACTACTTCCCGGTTTCCATGGGGATCGTCATCTTCAGCTACACTTCCCACATCTTCCTACCCAGCCTGGAGGGAAGCATGATCGAACGCAACAAGTTCAACAAGATGCTCTACTGGACCCACGGTCTAGCCGGCTTCTTCAAGGCTCTCTTTGCTTATCTCTGCTACTTGTCTTTTGGTCCAGGAACCCGCGATATAATCACAGATAACCTTCCCACTCAGGGCTTCAGGGCGATCGTCAACGTCGTCTTGGTCATCAAGGCACTCCTGTCTTACCCCTTGCCCTTCTACGCCGCCGTGGAGCTCCTAGAAAGAGCCTTCTTCAGTGGTCGACCCCGCACGGTGTTTCCGTCTTGCTACGCTCTGGACGGGTACCTGAACGTCTGGGCGGTGGCTTTACGTACCCTCGTAGTCGTGTTTAGCATGCTCCTAGCTATTGTCATCCCTCATTTCAACCTCTTGATGGGTCTTATAGGCAGTTTCACCGGTACCATGCTGTCTTTCGTCTGGCCTTGCTGGTTCCATTTAAGTATTAAATGGCATGAGATTCCTTGGTACCAGAAGCTGTTCAATATTTGTGTGATTCTTTCTGGGTTTGCTGTAGGCCTAATTggtattatttattcatttgaggcccttttaaaaacatacAGAACTGAactttaa
- the LOC139952729 gene encoding monocarboxylate transporter 13-like encodes MYMHIISKSATMSLWGWHVLIILAACGQFFIACSPYSYNVFFTELQLEFEQTALIISWVGALGSGLVCLASPLTAIIGSKIGSYRLLLLGIVLHSAGYLALSFSPTIAYCFVTFSITGFGSCCLISACGNFMLEWFSGRQNVCAVTSASTTGSSIGVLIQGPVLTILSAVHGWRNCCRILSGFGLVFGFFVGLPFLSSPKHKQLKQSTDKKTPSDDQERSSKEEKVAMADRDLEEDGDCKTFKDDENDVAELKEIGISTANNGNVLLNVEVWLWVTSITLSQFGWSFMIINYSSFVDTMGLDTDKKSVALLIMGAAEVGGKVLYAVFGDHLPFFKLYAIALSSAIAAVVSAFLTISSSFGHLLALSLVWGMLRGVNYGSCFSAADEVFHSLGSHSVTSVVLFGYGLGVILGASVTGALYDLTGNYSLSLVVLVAIFFMSALSMVTIPVKRRLQIKCFTAVKPNDYRYQTANFGEQTEVEAVAV; translated from the exons ATGTACATGCACATCATCAGCAAATCCGCCACCATGTCGTTATGGGGATGGCATGTTCTGATCATACTCGCAGCTTGTGGCCAGTTCTTCATTGCATGTTCACCGTATAGTTACAATGTCTTCTTTACCGAGCTACAATTGGAGTTTGAACAAACTGCTCTCATTATCA GTTGGGTAGGCGCCTTGGGCTCAGGTCTAGTGTGTTTAGCAAGTCCACTGACTGCAATAATCGGAAGTAAGATCGGCAGTTATCGATTGCTGCTTCTTGGTATCGTCCTCCACTCAGCAGGGTACTTGGCTCTTTCATTCTCACCCACCATAGCGTATTGCTTTGTGACGTTCAGTATTACTGGGTTTGGTTCCTGCTGTCTGATTTCTGCGTGTGGAAACTTCATGCTGGAATGGTTCTCGGGACGGCAGAACGTCTGTGCAGTAACTTCAGCCAGCACTACTGGATCTTCTATag GTGTATTGATCCAAGGACCTGTTCTCACTATACTAAGTGCTGTACATGGCTGGAGAAATTGTTGCAGAATCTTAAGTGGTTTTGGCTTAGTTTTCGGTTTCTTTGTCGGATTGCCGTTTTTATCCTCCCCGAAGCATAAACAACTCAAACAATCTACGGATAAGAAAACTCCATCTGATGATCAAGAAAGAAGCTCCAAAGAAGAAAAGGTTGCGATGGCAGACAGAGACCTCGAAGAGGATGGAGATTGTAAGACATTCAAAGATGATGAAAATGACGTTGCGGAACTTAAGGAGATAGGAATTAGTACTGCGAACAACGGGAACGTGTTGTTGAATGTGGAAGTCTGGCTGTGGGTCACATCCATCACACTCTCCCAATTTGGATGGAGCTTTATGATTATAAACTAT TCAAGTTTCGTGGATACCATGGGTCTTGATACTGATAAGAAATCAGTGGCTCTCCTTATCATGGGTGCAGCAGAAGTTGGTGGGAAGGTCCTCTACGCGGTGTTTGGAGATCACCTGCCGTTTTTTAAATTGTACGCCATTGCGCTATCTTCAGCCATAGCTGCCGTTGTTTCTGCATTCTTAACGATATCTTCTTCGTTTGGACATTTGCTTGCCTTGTCACTGG tTTGGGGAATGTTACGTGGAGTAAACTATGGATCCTGCTTTTCAGCAGCTGATGAGGTATTTCACTCTCTCGGGAGCCATTCAGTAACGTCTGTTGTACTCTTTGGGTATGGCTTGGGTGTAATTTTAGGTGCTTCGGTTACAG GTGCTCTTTACGACCTTACGGGTAACTATTCTCTCAGTTTGGTAGTCTTGGTCGCCATTTTCTTCATGTCAGCTTTGAGTATGGTGACCATACCAGTGAAGAGAAGACTGCAGATCAAATGCTTCACTGCCGTCAAACCAAATGACTATAGGTACCAGACTGCTAATTTCGGCGAGCAAACTGAAGTCGAAGCAGTTGCCGTGTAG
- the LOC139952731 gene encoding uncharacterized protein, which translates to MPALYYVLSIVEIGLCATALTSGLVVASLAGRQTEAFAGDCVLGGNVIWTSHTVFELNANDPPRCIFIVGVQGLAACIAFINAMYRIFVLCCARLDLKIIRIILVPVYSIMSVLILAEAAILSHGLNNVCEGFRSLQVRTANYDCELFQQVDWHIYDGSGFYEDYSKAERAGWVSFLTWCALVGVGVLHCLAERPDSGIALPNNTK; encoded by the exons ATGCCGGCGTTATATTATGTGTTGTCTATAGTGGAGATAGGATTGTGTGCAACCGCACTGACTTCGGGTCTCGTAGTGGCTTCACTTGCGGGTAGACAAACG GAAGCATTTGCTGGTGACTGTGTGCTAGGCGGGAATGTCATCTGGACATCACATACCGTCTTTGAGTTGAATGCAAACGATCCACCAAGATGCATCTTTATTGTAGGGGTGCAGGGATTAGCTGCATGTATTGCGTTCATCAATGCAATGTACAGAATATTCGTACTGTGCTGTGCACGACTTGATTT AAAAATAATAAGGATAATTCTTGTTCCAGTGTATAGCATCATGTCTGTACTCATCTTGGCAGAAGCAGCTATCTTGTCACATGGTCTTAACAACGTCTGTGAAGGATTTAGGTCACTGCAAGTTAGGACCGCAAATTATGA ctgTGAGTTATTTCAACAGGTGGATTGGCACATTTATGACGGCTCTGGATTCTATGAAGATTATTCAAAAGCAGAG CGAGCTGGATGGGTCTCTTTCCTCACCTGGTGCGCTTTGGTCGGTGTGGGCGTGCTACATTGTCTAGCTGAGAGACCCGACAGTGGAATAGCTCTCCCTAACAACACCAAGTAA
- the LOC139952319 gene encoding 1-phosphatidylinositol phosphodiesterase-like → MVCYGIFCSLHKDTTAVMTSYTSWMEQLPDSHSVCTLSIPGTHCTMSQYGGPSHQCQTLPLSKQYETGIRFVDIRCRHFNDGLLIHHDVIYQLTNLGNVLEATEKFLDAHATEIVFMRIKEECKPESNTTTFAEAVQLCLNRFSSTLFYQGEEFPLVKEARGKIVVLRDYDGGSGSVGLPYGALDVKDGGKIPSLLLEDIEAKWHTVRSNLDRAKQGSSSSVYLTYCSGTSALAWPLAVAERVNSYLSDFLKGKTRWGIVAMDFPDPEIIGKIINSNF, encoded by the coding sequence ATGGTTTGTTATGGGATATTTTGTTCACTGCATAAAGACACTACAGCAGTCATGACATCCTACACAAGTTGGATGGAACAGTTGCCTGATTCACACTCAGTGTGTACTTTATCCATACCAGGAACCCACTGCACGATGAGCCAATATGGTGGCCCATCGCATCAGTGTCAAACACTGCCTTTATCCAAGCAATATGAAACAGGAATACGATTTGTCGATATACGATGTCGACATTTCAACGATGGCCTACTGATCCATCATGATGTGATCTACCAGCTCACAAACTTGGGCAATGTTCTTGAGGCGACGGAGAAGTTCTTAGACGCACACGCCACAGAGATCGTCTTTATGCGCATTAAGGAAGAGTGTAAACCAGAGAGCAACACTACGACCTTTGCTGAAGCTGTCCAACTTTGTCTCAATAGGTTCTCATCTACTCTATTTTATCAAGGGGAGGAGTTTCCATTGGTGAAGGAAGCTCGGGGGAAAATTGTAGTTCTACGAGACTATGATGGTGGTTCGGGATCAGTCGGGCTTCCATACGGGGCTTTAGATGTTAAAGATGGGGGGAAGATCCCAAGTTTACTTCTTGAAGACATCGAGGCAAAATGGCATACCGTAAGGAGCAATCTTGATAGAGCCAAGCAAGGATCGAGCAGCTCTGTGTACCTTACCTATTGTAGTGGCACTAGTGCACTGGCTTGGCCGCTTGCTGTTGCAGAGCGTGTGAACTCGTACTTGTCGGATTTCTTGAAGGGAAAGACAAGATGGGGAATTGTTGCCATGGATTTCCCTGATCCTGAGATcatcggtaaaattatcaactCAAATTTTTAA